A window from Malassezia restricta chromosome I, complete sequence encodes these proteins:
- a CDS encoding glutaminyl-tRNA synthetase, whose product MAPKLDTSDPHVARLVDLFATISLTGQRAADTIKNPKYARALEHAISAHDLDKKHLDAKVGSAVVVAASNGADLPDHKLDYIIDRVVRKDLVSTDQIQTACAYAASVDTLDDDAAFNEHCGVGVIVSPAECVAVVRSKMDAHRAEITEAGGWPKMSLLMSAVRGAPSLRWAQPVDIKNAVEAELTAQFGPRAAATKKKSAPAPKADKKPKKEEAVRPDAMFEEGFLASLHKPGENPQKSERLREEHLRATHGSVLTRFPPEPNGFLHIGHSKAIAVNFGFARYHKGLCYLRFDDTNPAAEEEKYFVSILETVRWLGFEPFKVTYSSDYFDRLYELALELIRRGLAYVDHSTPEEIRAGRGGPDKDVRVESKWRHRPIEESLQAFDDMKHGKYQPGEAVLRMKQDMLGSGNPYMWDLIAYRVLDAPHHRTGTKWCMYPTYDFTHCLVDSFENISHSLCTTEFILARESYEWLCDALDVYKPRQYEYGRLSIEGAVMSKRKMLKLVNEGYVDGWDDPRMYTLIGLRRRGVPPGAILSFVNQLGVTTHNSTIPLSRFDQAVRQYLEMNTPRLMMVVKPLKVIIENLPDDYALDITKPLHPKVPEMGQVTVPFTKTVYIDASDFRTQDAPDYFRLAPGKTVGLYQVPHPVTCTSFRTNDAGEVTELVCRYENGASPVVPKTYIQWVAEHAPSQSPVRVAEARLFHPLFTCEDPAAQDDFLAFINPHSREILRDAMLEVGIFRVAEMAMAQAKREAHERVQQAAQLAENALGKDAAQSVQAHDASQASASSTVGKECVRFQAMRVGYFAADSDSSMALFGDQAPHHLVLNRIVSLKEDAGKSK is encoded by the coding sequence ATGGCGCCCAAGCTCGATACGAGCGATCCtcatgtcgcgcgcctcgtcgattTGTTTGCGACGATTTCGCTGACAGGTCAGCGTGCCGCAGATACAATCAAAAACCCCAAGtatgcgcgcgcgctcgagcatgccatCTCTGCGCATGACCTAGATAAGAAGCACCTGGATGCCAAAGTGGGCTCGGCCGTCGTAGTGGCCGCCTCGAATGGCGCTGACCTGCCCGATCACAAGCTAGACTACATTATTgaccgcgtcgtgcgcaaagACCTCGTGTCGACGGACCAAATCCAGACGGCATGCGCGTATGCGGCCTCGGTGGacacgctggacgacgacgcagcttTCAACGAACACTGTGGCGTCGGCGTCATCGTATCGCCTGCTGAGTGCGTGGCTGTCGTGCGTAGCAAGATGGATGCTCACCGCGCTGAGATCACGGAGGCCGGCGGATGGCCTAAAATGTCGCTCCTCAtgtcggccgtgcgcggcgctccGTCGCTGCGGTGGGCACAGCCCGTCGATATCAAGAATGCCGTGGAAGCTGAGCTGACGGCGCAGTTCGGTCCAcgcgcagcagcgaccAAGAAAAAGagcgcgccagcgcccaAGGCGGACAAGAAGCCCAAGAAGGAAGAGGCAGTGCGTCCCGATGCGATGTTTGAAGAGGGCTTCCTCGCTTCGCTGCACAAGCCGGGCGAAAATCCGCAAAAGTCGGAGCGACTGCGTGAGGAGCACCTGCGTGCGACGCATGGCTCTGTTCTTACGCGGTTCCCGCCTGAGCCCAATGGTTTCCTGCACATTGGCCACTCCAAAGCTATCGCGGTCAACTTTGGCTTTGCACGCTACCACAAAGGCCTGTGCTACTTGCGCTTCGACGATACAAACCCGGCAGCAGAGGAAGAAAAGTACTTTGTGAGCATTCTCGAGACGGTGCGGTGGCTCGGCTTCGAGCCGTTCAAGGTCACATACTCGTCTGACTACTTTGACCGCCTGTACGAATTGGCTCTCGAGCTGATTCGCCGTGGCCTGGCGTATGTGGATCACTCGACACCGGAGGAGATTCGCGCAGGTCGCGGTGGACCGGACAAAgacgtgcgcgtcgagAGCAAGTGGCGGCATCGTCCCATCGAAGAGTCGCTGCAGGCGTTTGACGATATGAAGCATGGCAAGTACCAGCCCGGtgaggcggtgctgcgcatgaAGCAGGACATGCTGGGCAGTGGCAATCCGTATATGTGGGACTTGATCGCGTACcgtgtgctggacgcgccgcaccaCCGCACAGGCACCAAGTGGTGCATGTATCCCACGTACGACTTTACACACTGCCTGGTCGACAGTTTTGAAAACATCTCACATTCGCTCTGCACGACGGAATTCATTCTCGCGCGTGAATCGTACGAATGGCTGTgtgatgcgctggatgtgTACAAGCCGCGACAGTACGAGTACGGTCGCTTGTCGATCGAGGGTGCGGTCATGTCCAAGCGCAAGATGCTCAAACTCGTGAACGAGGGCTATGTGGACGGCTGGGACGACCCACGCATGTATACCCTCATTGgtctgcgccgccgtggTGTGCCGCCCGGTGCTATTCTGTCGTTTGTGAACCAATTGGGCGTCACTACGCACAACTCGACGATCCCGCTCAGTCGCTTTGACCAGGCGGTGCGGCAGTACCTCGAGATGAACACACCGCGTCTCATGATGGTGGTCAAGCCGCTCAAGGTCATTATTGAAAACCTGCCTGACGACTATGCGCTCGATATCACGAAGCCGCTGCATCCCAAGGTGCCTGAGATGGGCCAGGTGACCGTGCCGTTTACGAAGACGGTGTACATTGATGCGTCCGACTTCCGTACGCAAGACGCGCCGGACTACTTCCGTCTCGCGCCAGGCAAGACGGTGGGTCTGTACCAGGTGCCGCACCCCGTGACGTGCACGTCGTTCCGTACGAATGACGCTGGTGAGGTCACCGAGCTCGTGTGCCGCTACGAAAACGGCGCGTCGCCGGTCGTGCCCAAGACATATATCCAATGGGTCGCGGAGCATGCTCCGAGTCAGAGTCCCGTGCGTGTCGCAGAAGCGCGCCTCTTCCACCCGCTCTTTACGTGCGAAGACCCCGCGGCCCAGGACGACTTTTTGGCGTTTATCAACCCCCACAGCCGCGAAATCCTGCGGGATGCCATGCTAGAAGTCGGCATTTTCCGTGTGGCTGAGATGGCCATGGCTCAAGccaagcgcgaggcgcacgagcgtgtgcagcaggcTGCACAGCTGGCAGAAAACGCGCTCGGCAAGGACGCCGCGCAGAGCGTACAGGCCCACGACGCGTCACAGGCGTCGGCCTCGAGCACTGTCGGCAAAGAGTGTGTCCGCTTCCAGGCTATGCGTGTGGGCTACTTTGCCGCTGACAGCGACAGCTCTATGGCGCTCTTTGGCGACCAGGCGCCCCACCACCTCGTGCTCAACCGCATCGTGTCGCTCAAAGAGGACGCGGGCAAGTCGAAGTAG
- a CDS encoding transmembrane 9 superfamily member 2/4, whose translation MRVLGLWALVLLAYRAHAWYLPGSAPVSYTRGQSVPVHVNALHPMAGATPVHGLVSYDYYDERLGFCRPDAGIKAESGSLGSVLFGDRIYNSALQVRMLEEKSCVPLCMTQTTPEQASFVNDRINERYAVNWMVDGLPVADIDMTKPDGTLRVNSIGFLLGTILDAQGHRLKTPAVYNHYQLNISYHERSPQEYRVVGVNVRPMSLASMTSSQPRCDVSEPMFLSPNTTTPVAYTYSVIWTRSDTPWATRWDAYLHVVDPRIHWYSLLNATAIVALLCLLVALVMARSMRHDIYRYNAIDLTEDIQEDFGWKLVHGEVFRAPTSSMMLSVMAGSGAQLGAMATTTLFFALLGFLNPSNRGSLGTIMIVTWTLFGCLGGYVSARVYVSFDGAQWRRNMILTAVLLPTAIFALMNLLNFVLVLNHSSGAVPFGTLLALVALWFLIHVPLSFLGTYFGLKAGGFPHPVRVNQIPRQIPPQKWYMRLWPSALLAGLLPFGAAWLELFFIINSLFGNRVYYAFGFLSLTFVVTLLTTATVSILNCYLHLCAEEYRWQWRAFISGGASAFWLFAYGVFFCVMRLNLPDLSSKFLYIGYLLIISTLDFLLFGFVGFAACYVCVQRMYRHIRVD comes from the coding sequence ATGCGTGTGCTAGGCCTATgggcgctcgtgctcctGGCGTACCGCGCCCATGCATGGTATTTGCCAGGCAGTGCGCCTGTGTCATACACCCGTGGGCAGTCCGTGCCGGTGCATGTAAATGCTCTGCATCCCATGGCCGGTGCAACACCCGTGCATGGTCTCGTCAGTTACGACTACTATGATGAGCGCCTTGGATTCTGCCGGCCGGACGCGGGCATCAAGGCTGAGAGCGGAAGCTTGGGAAGTGTGCTGTTTGGTGATCGTATTTATAACAGCGCGCTTCAGGtgcgcatgctcgaagAAAAGTCGTGCGTCCCCCTCTGCATGACCCAGACAACACCTGAGCAGGCGTCCTTCGTCAACGACCGCATCAACGAGCGGTATGCGGTCAACTGGATGGTCGATGGCCTGCCTGTGGCTGATATCGATATGACCAAACCAGACGGCACGCTCCGTGTCAATTCGATCGGGTTCTTGCTTGGCACCATTCTTGATGCTCAAGGGCACCGACTCAAGACCCCTGCCGTGTACAATCATTACCAGCTCAATATATCATACCACGAGCGCTCGCCCCAAGAGTACCGCGTCGTTGGTGTCAATGTCCGGCCCATGTCCCTTGCGTCCATGACGTCGTCTCAGCCGCGGTGCGACGTGAGTGAGCCCATGTTCCTCTCACCCAATACCACGACACCGGTGGCGTACACATACAGCGTCATCTGGACACGCAGTGATACGCCATGGGCTACGCGATGGGATGCGTACCTGCACGTTGTCGATCCGCGGATCCATTGGTACTCACTACTCAATGCAACCGCGATCGTGGCGCTTCTTTGCCTCCTTGTCGCCCTCGTCATGGCACGCTCTATGCGCCACGATATCTACCGCTACAATGCGATCGACCTCACTGAAGATATCCAGGAAGATTTCGGGTGGAAGCTTGTGCATGGCGAGGTGTTCCGTGCGCCCACATCCTCGATGATGCTCAGTGTCATGGCAGGATCAGGCGCTCAGCTGGGTGCGATGGCTACGACGACCTTGTTCTTTGCTTTGCTGGGCTTCCTCAACCCCTCGAATCGCGGATCGCTCGGCACCATCATGATTGTGACTTGGACGCTGTTCGGGTGCCTTGGTGGCTATGTCAGTGCTCGGGTATATGTGAGCTTTGATGGCGCGCAGTGGCGGCGCAACATGATTCTCACGGCTGTGCTGCTACCGACAGCCATTTTCGCGCTCATGAATCTGCTCAATTTTGTGCTGGTGCTGAATCATTCgtccggcgccgtgccgttTGGTACGCTGCTGGCCCTCGTGGCGCTCTGGTTCTTGATCCATGTGCCTCTGTCGTTCCTCGGCACGTACTTTGGTCTCAAAGCGGGTGGATTTCCGCATCCCGTGCGCGTGAACCAAATTCCTCGGCAGATTCCGCCGCAAAAATGGTACATGCGTCTATGGCCGTCCGCTCTGCTCGCCGGCTTGCTGCCATTCGGTGCCGCCTGGCTCGAGCTCTTCTTTATTATCAACTCCTTGTTTGGCAACCGCGTGTACTATGCCTTTGGGTTCCTCTCGCTCACCTTTGTCGTAACGCTGCTGACAACTGCGACCGTGAGTATTCTGAACTGCTATCTGCATCTGTGCGCCGAAGAGTACCGCTGGCAGTGGCGTGCCTTTATTTCCGGTGGAGCCAGTGCGTTTTGGCTGTTTGCGTATGGCGTCTTTTTCTGCGTCATGCGTCTCAATTTGCCAGATCTGTCGAGCAAATTTCTGTACATTGGCTACCTGCTCATCATTTCGACGCTCGACTTTCTGCTCTTTGGCTTCGTTGGCTTCGCTGCCTGCTATGTCTGCGTCCAGCGCATGTACCGCCATATTCGTGTAGACTAA